The Chryseobacterium sp. JV274 sequence CATACAACATGTTTTCACAGGTTGGCTGGAAACTGCAATAGATTACTTTATGCCCTTTCTGTTCCAGGTCATCTCCCAATTCTTTGTGTGGAGACAGAGCATTTACAAGAACCGCATGGTCCCATACATCTACAATTTCGGAATTTACGATACTTTTGATATCTCCGAAATCTACCACCATTCCATTTTTAGGATTTTCAATATCATTGATCGGTTTTCCTTTCACTGTTACAAACAGCTTATAGGAATGTCCATGCATATTTTTACACTTCCCATCGTAGTTGTAAAGCACGTGAGCTGTTTCAAATGTAAAAATTTTTGTAATACGTATCATACTGCAAAGATATAATAAAACGGCCTAACTTGGAAAGCCAGACCGTCTATAAATTGATTCACAAAATCTATTGAAATTCTCAGGATTTAATCTGTAGATAAGTGTTCTGCGGCATTTGTATGTTTTATAAAAATTATTCCATCAAAACATTCGTTTAACTTAAGGGGTTCTGTGATGGTAAATTTTTCTGTTGCTGGTGTTATAGGGTTGTATCCCAGAAGTCTCATTTTAAAAGCCTTTCCATATATTTCTTCATTGCTGCTGCGGAAGTCTACAAAATAGTTTTCACTTTTTTTGCTCCCCAATTTCTCTTCCCAGCTATTTTCCAATTGTTTTGGCAGTGGATAAGAGCTGTATTTGTTGTTCTTTACTGCACGGGGATCTGCAGTAGCACTATAGGTTCCTAAAACAGTAGCTGTTGCCAGTGCGTAATATTTGTTTCCGTATTTTTCTTTTAAATACCCTCCCATACCATCTACCAGTATAGGTTTCAATGCAACATGTCCGTCATGTGCAAAAAGAATCATTTTTTTATCATACCCTGACTGAATGTTTTTAATCATCTCGGCCATGATAAAATCTCTGGAAACATCATAATTCTTTTTACTCGCTTCATAAGGTATTTTAAATCCAAGTTCGAGATGCTCTAATGCCAGTTTTGAACTCAAATCCATTTTCTTACCATATAAGCTGTCTACCTTTTTAGTGAGTATATATCCTTCTGTCCCATTTTTTATTACTTCCTTCATATTCAATCTG is a genomic window containing:
- a CDS encoding 6-pyruvoyl trahydropterin synthase family protein, giving the protein MIRITKIFTFETAHVLYNYDGKCKNMHGHSYKLFVTVKGKPINDIENPKNGMVVDFGDIKSIVNSEIVDVWDHAVLVNALSPHKELGDDLEQKGHKVIYCSFQPTCENMLYAIAAKVKSKLPDGISLAYLKLHETENSYGEWFAEDN
- a CDS encoding erythromycin esterase family protein; this encodes MLKKYFLLNLILISSIGFSQNTKVEIQFQTHSTSQTKAVKKISEHIKDYVIVGLGEGTHGTKEFNEIRSEISKQLISKNDFRIVAFESSYGDAVFLNEAVNSDVDLKEALKKYMTSIWQTKEINTLLEWIRAYNKNHKDKVIISGFDTDSLTKSAEILKKTDDFGKDYSEMTGEIQKKAMLQDGMWEKQNDPSFRLNMKEVIKNGTEGYILTKKVDSLYGKKMDLSSKLALEHLELGFKIPYEASKKNYDVSRDFIMAEMIKNIQSGYDKKMILFAHDGHVALKPILVDGMGGYLKEKYGNKYYALATATVLGTYSATADPRAVKNNKYSSYPLPKQLENSWEEKLGSKKSENYFVDFRSSNEEIYGKAFKMRLLGYNPITPATEKFTITEPLKLNECFDGIIFIKHTNAAEHLSTD